GCCCTTTATACTTTTTGTTTCTTTGTGGGTGGAGAGGATAACCATGTTTATCTAGGTCCGTATTCTGTCAATATTAAATGCTATCGTCTTGGAAACAAAATTGGGTCTGCATTTCCTATAGCTGAGTGTTGATTTTGGGGTCCGCTGACATAAGATCAAAGACTGATCAAGCTATGGCTCTGTATTTTCTCAATCAACCATTGTGGAATGTGTATAAGCACTGGCAACCATATATCTGGCTCTGTATATTTGAATCGTTAACTATGGAGGCCACATCAGCTGTTTAACTCTTTTATGCGCTGTCTCTTAGAACAATCAACTATCATGTTTTGACATTACTTGCATATTCTTTTGGATGCATAGTTGTTGGGAAAATTTATCTTTATCTTGGACATTTTTGCAGAaaattttatcatatttgtatggTGATAGCAAAGCCCTGATGCTTTTCTACGAAGGCAGAGGACCTAAAACTGGTAGCAGTTGCGTTGGTTTGAAAAAATGTTTGTTTGTTAAACCATAAAAGGACGTTAGCAATTTCCATGGTATGTTTTTCTAATGTAAATAATAGGGGTTTTGATGAACGTCCATCTCTTTTAGATGATGGTAATGATAAAGGTTTATCAAAACATTATATGGTAGGATTCTAGAATTCATAGCAGCAGAAAGGTTGGCCTTCATTTTGCTCCCTCCATTTAGGATGAGACCTACAAAAATCTTGGACTCGTTGCTAGTCTTATGATGAGAAGCATAACTAATGTCTGGTTGGTGGTCGTTGTCCCAACGAGTCCAAACTCAGTACTTacctataaaaataaataattagatCAAAAACCTGACAAAATTAAattgatcttttttttccttttgatagCAGGGAAAGAAAATACCATTCTAGTATGGATGCATCCTATTAAATTGATCTTTAAATTTTACACCAGAAATGGGATCACACAAGAAAATGCTTAGGTGATATGGATGGGTGCCTGAGCTGAATCCAGGTCAATGGATACTAGGTTCATGTTATTTTCTAGTTCTAACATATATCGGCTCTCTCTCTTGCAAGACATCAACTTTTTATGTGCTCTTGTTGTAAAATTTGTTTCTGGTCTATGATTTTTATTGGAATATCTATAgatatatataaattatatgAGTGTCATCTGAGGAGGATATAAAAAGTCATCAGTCCCATCTCCTGATACCCATAAAATGCCAAGAATGGATAATATACAGTGAACAGAGCTAAATTGATCCTTTCGATGAGAATGTGACATAGCACCTCAAATCATAGACAAACTTGCATCTGCAACCCCAATGGATCAGAAAGTCTTATTTTATTACAATTGATTCATTTTCACGTAAAATTCCGTGGCATTTTATTGAGCTTGAGCAGGATGATATGTAATAGCAGCTAATGATCTGGTTACCGGTTCCAACTGCAGGAACCTCTTCCTGGTGGTATGCAAGAAACTTGGTTATTTCCGATCTCAATAGGATCTAATTTCACTGTTCTAGGAAACAAATGGTGAAAATTGATGACATCAAGCCATGAAGTTGTTGGTCATAGGCATATATGTTGTTATTCATGACTTACAAGTTTAGCATGTGAAAAAAATTTCAGCTTTCTAACATGCTTCTGGAAACTGGGGTAGCTCAGAGGTCGTTATCCTCTAGGAATTTAACATGCTCCTCTCTCTCATGGTGCCCCTGATTCCTTCATGTATGTACCTAATGCTGACGGACCCAAGCGGGCGTGTGTTCTGAGTTGTAACTAATGGTATCCGAGTGAACTCGGCCTATAGCTTATGTGGATTAGTAAAATATTACGCCATGCATGAGTTCACCACAAGCGGATCGTGAtagttgtgattagatttaaatagatttgaacctttagcctgacgagaacgtcAGGATTTGAACAaaaagagtatgtgaggactcatgcgggtgtgtgtttagttccacatggTTATTTGCCGagaagatcttggatatttatacaggactaaggaaccccaaaaaaaaaaccttccgGCTAGCTTTTTTAGATGAGGTCCTGGATTGTGACAGCATTAACTCACATCAAAATAACTCAAAACTGATTTCAAACCTCGAATGGTAGTTACCAAACTCAGAAACCTAATGCATTTTCCAAGATCGTGAATGTCCGTACTTTCTTTCGTTACAAATTCATGCTTGCAAATgtgtaaatataattttggtACGTGTTCATGTTCAAGCATGTGAACTGCATTGGAGATATTTTTTGTTCTGTTCTGTTAGTTTGATACCAAGAAGCTGGGGCAGAAATCTTTCCCTCGGGCGATATAAGATGATTGGGGCAGACTGAAAAAAGAGGCAGAAGAGAGGAGggggcaaaaaaaaatatatatcaggCCTCTAAATGCAGGCAGAAAGATATTTCTGGAGATTATGGGTTGGCTTTGATACAATTCCATCTGTAAACACATTAACTGGCTGGTCGAGAGTCATTAGATTTCTCAGACAAAGATCATTTTCCCATGTCGATCTATGTCGATCTATTTTTCAGCATAGTTTTGTGAGGCAGGTGACATTGATCTCCCTTGTTTGTAGCATGCAAAAGGGTGGTTTCAAACAGAACAAATCACTGAAATGAGAGCCACAAACTAGAAGGGAATGCTGCAGTCTGGTGGTGGCCTGAGCATAACATAAggtggaggaagagagggggaaAGTAGGCATGGATAAGGCCTCATGCCTTCCACACACACATCTCTTGGTAGGAGGCAGCTGCGTCGCCACCAACCAAGCCAGGGGATGACACCATCTAAGTGATCAAGACCTGTCTCTTATCCTAACACTAATTTAGCCATGGGATCATTTCCACCAACTTGATGGGAAAATCCTAGACACGATGGAAGCATTGCTGAATATGTGACATTTCACTCATTGCACTCCCTGAATTTTAATGCCGATGAACTAAAACCTTCAGTACTTAAATGATGATGTAAAAATTCATCGTTCTATTTACTTAATTTTAGATTCTGACTCAGAATAGATACTCCTGATAAGGTTGGTCGGAAATCAACATCATCGACCCTCGCCGTTCACATTTGTAAATCTTGACCTGAATTCGAAGCAAGTGGTCTTCTCTCTCGCAAACATCCAAACCGACCAGTTGAAAGAGTAGTAAGCCAATTGATGTCTTCACGGAATTGGCAACCTATCGTGTACGCATGGTTGAAAGGCAGGTTGCAGAAATCACAAGATTTAAGTTAAGAAAGCTAGTCAATCGGTGATCCATTGTGGTGTAAGCTAGCTCTAGCAGCAATTACATTGATGGTTGCATCATCTCATCAATGGCTTGCACGTTAATGGTTAGGTCTTATAAGCCATCGGTGGTGCACCCCAGCTCCCGTGCAGTCTCAGCCTTCCTACGTTCATGTTCGTAAAAGCATAAACTAATACCTGATAATGGGGTAGGGCGCCGGGAAACATGGAAACATATATGATAAATGCTCACGACCACAAGTACTCTTCTCTCCGTCGACATGTCATGCTTATCTAAAGACGAAGGGAACGAGAAGAAGAGGTGAGGTGTAGATGGAACTGTTACAAGTAAAAGCGGGATCCGCATAAGAAAGGACTGGACAAAAGAGGCTTCAAATATGGCTGGAATCTCGCGAATTTTTCCTTGAGGTCGGTAACCAAACCAAACACACCCACTCTATTAGTTGGAAACCGGATAAATGAAGTCTCTTGATAAATTATCAGAACAAAGTCACTTATCCTGGCTtatctattatatatattaatagTGGATATATCTAATTAAGAGCACTCTTTATCCGATTATCCGAACTGGTTTTACCTTTTTTATCCCTATCAAATACAGGTTCTTTTTCCAACCACTTGGTTATAGAGGAGGGGAAATTAGTCAATTACATGACATGATAGAACCCAGAAATAAGGACTAGCTATATTACACTGTAACACAATCGAGCCTATTATGTTTCACTTTCGCGCGCAcgggcactttttttttttctttaacggATAATTTCTACAAATCTAGTGtgaatatatccaaaaaaaatcagaaagtgACAAATCTCGGAGCGCAGCTTTTGCCACAAATAAAGCCATCCAATCCACAGCTTCATTGGTCTCTTTATAGACTTGTTTGGCTTAAAATGCGATGTCTTCGTCTACCATACCCCAAATGTTCCAAATCAGTGGATAGCATGAAGAGAAGAGGGCAAGTTGATGTCctgctcgtttggttcgtgggaaaaaaaaaaggaaaaaaagtgcagtccacaaaaaaaacaaaaaaataacacTTATTTGGTTAGAGTTTTTAAAAGAATGGATAGAAAAGTagcattttcataaaaataaaatttttatgttttttgaaaaaaacacatgaaaaatatggaaattaCTTTTCACTGGTTgggaattagatttttttttttctaaaagtatCTCTAAGCCCTCAAAAGTTATTGGTATGATCTTTTCCTATATTAAAAGTATAATAAATATTTGATATAAGTTTTCTATGCTCAACTAAATATAAGgcatgttattttttttaatgattaaccaaatatattaaaattattttttcagatattatatttttaaaaattatttttttaaaatttattttaatgaaaaaaacAATTTCCGCGAACGGTCTAGGTAGAGTCAAAATCACATGAAAAGATAGAGTCGTCGAGGAACATGTGGCGAACGTTGGAACGTTGAAGCGGGAAAGTGCCCGGGTCCTGGGCACTTTTCTCCCTTTCTTATTATGTGAGAGCCCACCAACTTTGTCTCCTTCAAACGTAAGAGCCTCCCTTACCGTGATCTTTCTTTTATAAATATCCGCCCTTTCTCCACCATTAAAATCTCACACCtcttcccttcctctctctatcTTTTCCTCCCATTCACAGCAAAAGAAAGCCGCATAGAATCTAGGATAGTAAAGAAAAAAGACTACAATATCCATGGCCTTAACTCTACGTTCACCAACCTCCTTCATGACCGCTATAGACCCTAGCAAGGCCCACAAGACCGCCGAGGAGTTCCCGAGCCGGGTGCACGTCGGCCCTGCCAAGCCGGCGTGCCGCCTTCGGGCGGTGAGGGCCTCGAGCCACCGTGAAGTGGTCGAGCGAGGGGCGACGTCGACGCCGCAGGCCGAGAGGCTCCACGGGCTGCCAGGCCAGCGGAGCGGCGAAGGAGGGGTGTCGGCGAGGGTGCCGGTGTACGTGATGCTGCCGCTGGACACGGTATCGGCGTCGGGCGGGCTGAGCCGGGCGCGGGCGCTGCAGGCCAGCCTGATGGCGCTGCGGAGCGCCGGAGTGGAGGGGGTGATGGTGGATGTGTGGTGGGGGCTGGTGGAGAAGGATGGGCCCATGCGTTATAACTGGGAGGCCTACATGGAGCTGGTGAAGATGGTGGAGAGGAGTGGTCTCAAGCTTCAGATGGTCATGTCCTTCCACCAGTGTGGTGGAAACGTTGGAGACTCTTGCAGGTATGATCGATATTGTTGTTGTCACTAGACTAGTATAATGTTTTGGAGCTCCTCgatctcttctttcctcttcttttctttcgacTTAATTAATTAACTGACTTTTGGCCATCAAGGGAGTTTCGTATTTGGAGCAGTAATTATGGTACGTAGCATGTCCCATCATGGGGCTTGTCCTGGTGGACTTTTGCCCCCTTGCCAAGCAACAGCTTTAAAATATTTGAACCTAGATGGTTATATTAAGATTAAGCCTCCTTTTTCACTCAAAAAGACAAATTCCAAATGTAATGTATTCTGAGGGAGTGCAAAATATAAAGACAAGCTGCAAATTGGACTTGCATGCTTTCAAAGGCAATATCACCAATATATCTTCTTAGAATTGCCACAGAGAGAAGCCTCCTTGTCCATACTGGGAAATGCTAAAGAAGAAACAGGTGTCGCACTTGATAGCCAACCATCCTTCCTTTGTGAACCAGAGAGGACTTCCTTCTCagcattaaaaaaattcatGCTGTTTGGTTGGCAGCATTTAGTGGAagtatatacatgcatgcatacagaCATCATACATGCCCCTTTATCTTGgttaaaaactttttgattgTTTTTAAAGTTAATATGAGCCAATCATGGATAAAAACAATATTGCTCTTATCCACCACTGATAATTAACCCATGGATGAACAATTGGTGGTTCAAACGACGTTTCTCTTAACATATGATTAGTTCCCTTTTTTTACAAGATTAGTTTCTTTGGAGAAGGCGCTCATCATATTAGCATTCCATTGGTCCGTGTATCAGGGCCAATTGTTTGCTGGGGTGTTTGTGCTCTCTCTTGGCTTCACAACCCTTTTGAATTGAGACAACCAGACCCTGTCTTTGCTGTTTACCTTCTCTTCTACTAGACTGCCTTCAATCTTCACCTATCAATTTCATCTGTTGCATTTTAAAAGATTTTTTCCCTTCATTTTTACCGGTTAAAAACCCGTCCTTTTTTGTATTTACTTTAGTGGCTTTTGTTGTTCCGAAGAAAGCACTTTTATTACGACTCACTAGtcaaaaaagtaaaaagaaaaagaaaaagaaaaagaaagaaaaggaaagggaaGGAAAAGAGATGTATTCCTCTTTGtgaaggaacaaaaaaaaactattcaTGAACCAGAACAGCTAGCAATCATTTCCCACAAATAATTCCTTGCATCTTTAGTGATAAGATTTATAcgaatcagaaaatgatttgaGCCTTATTTTGAGTCCTAGGAACTGCCGTTCTCAAGGCACAGGTTTTAAAGGCAGCGACTCTAATCAATGTTGCTACTTAACTTTTTCTAATATGATTCATCTTTCAGAAAAGAAAGATTCTAAAGcttttgtttgtttcttatCACAAAACTCAACACTCTCTGAATGGGAATGTTTTATGTTTCGCAGCATACCATTACCGCCATGGGTTCTTCAGGAAATGAGCAAGGATCCAGATATCGTATACACCGACAGGTCGGGAAGGAGGAACCCAGAGTATATCTCCTTAGGCTGCGACACACTGCCAGTCCTAAGGGGCAGAACTCCCATCCAAGTCTATGCCGACTACATGAGAAGTTTCCATGAAAGATTCAGCGACTACCTTGGCGATGTGATTGTGGTGAGCATCAATCCTGCACATCAAACTCAAACAAAAACTCATCAGATATAAGTTATTAACCACAGATCTTGTGACCAAACTGTGATGTCTCAGTGATCAGATTTGATTGCTCTGAACATTCAATCCATGGCCAAAGCTCGAGAACAAAAGATCAGCTATATGAAAAAACTAGCACATttagaaaatttaattttaagtcCTGGATCATTATCATTAACTTCTTTCAAATCTGAAAAGCATTAATACAACATCATGCACCCCTTCTGTTGATGGTGAACATCCTTTCTATGGACCCTGCATTTGAAGAACCTATCTTGACATGACcttgtttaagtcattatgcaATCTACAATTTTGCAAAATTGCAATAAATATTCCAACAAATTACTAGTCTTGATCATTTCTCTGTTCATAGAATGCCAACAATAACTTACATCCAGCAACTGATACTGACCTTCAGGAAATTCAAGTCGGGATGGGCCCTTGTGGAGAGCTGAGATATCCATCGTACCCTGAGAGCAATGGAACTTGGAGGTTTCCCGGGATCGGAGAATTTCAATGCTATGACAAGGTAATGTAGACTATCAAAGTTACTGTTGCTTGCTTTTCTCCTTGGTGGAAAGGGATAGATAAATTCTTTTTTTGAGTAGAGACTGTAAATTTAAACATTGTTCTGTACCTACCATCAGTAACTTGATCATAAGGTAGATTTCCAGACACGATTAAAAGGAGTATTCTCTGATCATGTGCAATGCGATAAGTTGTGAAATGAAAACCAGTAAGATTTCAATTCAACTTGCATTATACAAGTCTCTCATGAATGTGTGTATGTGTTCTTTAACAGTACATGAAAGCTTCTCTGCAAGCTGCTGCTATTGAAATTGGACATGAAGGATGGGGCAAGGGTGGACCGCATGATGCTGGGCACTACAACCAGTTCCCTGAGGATACTGGTTTCTTCAGAAGAGAAGGAACATGGAACTCAGACTATGGGAAATTCTTCCTTGAATGGTACTCAGGAAAGCTACTGGGGCATGGAGACCGTATCCTAGCAGCAGCAGAGGGGATATTCCGCGGCACTGGTGCCAAACTATCTGGAAAGGTTGCAGGAATCCATTGGCATTACCAGACACGCTCTCATGCAGCAGAACTGACAGCTGGGTACTACAACACGCGATACAGAGATGGGTACCTTCCAGTAGCTCAGATGCTAGCAAAGAGGGGTGTGGTATTAAACTTTACATGCATGGAGATGAGGGATGAACAACAACCTGGTCATGCAAATTGTTCGCCAGAATTGCTAGTCCAACAAGTAAAGAAAGCAACCAAGGTGGCCAGAGCAGAGCTTGCAGGTGAGAATGCATTGGAGAGATATGATGAGTCAGCATACTCACAGGTGTTGGCAACAAGTAGGGCAGATCCAGGAGTTGGTTTGAGTGCATTCACATATTTGAGGATGAACAAGAAGTTGTTTGAAGGAGAGAATTGGCGACATTTTGTGGCATTTGTGAAGAGCATGGCAGAAGGTGGAAGAAAGGTTTCACTTCCTAAGAGTGACTCCATGCACTCTGAcctctatgttggttttatagGAAGTAAAGACCGGAGCTCAGAGGGTAAGGTACCTGCTGCAGTGTAAATAGACAGATGTGAATCCATATAGATCGACACAGTTGGAAGGCATAGTCAAGCAGAAATAAGACAAAAGTAAACAAACTGGGGCTTACCCCAGTAGTCATACCCCTCTACTTAGCAATTAGAGATTCTAGGTTCGAGCCTTGGCTGGTGCATTCTCAGGTGCTTGGACCTAGGTCATACCCTAGGTGGGTGCCCCTGCCTCAGCAGAGTATCAAGTATATTTGCCTCAAAAtggctatattttttttttgagcaatgAGAACAATTGTCATAAATTTAAACAATGATGACAGAGCGCAGCTGCTCCAATTCTCGAGCAACAAATCAGGTATATTTAATTCTTGGAGATTTAGCTTGGAACATGCCATCCCTATAGTAGATATGGGCAGGGCTCAAGATTTGTACATCATGTGTAATAATTACAATAAAGGACTGCTAGATTATCCAAGAACCTCTCagaaaataattgaaattatAGTCAAAGAGACTGAATTCATAAGGTGATAAAAGAAATAACTGTAAGTTGCTAGTAGTTGTTATGGAATTTGATGATTTGATAGTATGAAATCTCCATTAACAAGTCTGTAGGAAAGTTATCCCAAAATAATTAAGCCAAATGACATCTCGACAGGGCCATTGCCACAGCAAACAACACCAGGTCTAATAGGAACTTATATGTTATGAGCCTATGACCCATCAACTGCTATGTGCATATCAATGAAGTCTATAATGATATAGTGGAGAGAAAATCATGTCGACTCGGATACACTAACTAATAACTGCCTGCTAGGGCTGTCATTGGACCCAGTCTGACTCAAGTCCGGCTAGAATAAATCGAGGTTTAAACAGTGGATACGTTCCAGCAAGCTGGAACTAAATCTGCACTCTCATGGCTCCTGCCTTAATTTAATTCCAGCCTGCTGGAACCTAccaatggatttagtcaggacaAATGTATATTAGTGTTCATTTTGTTGGCAATGCTAATATTTGGACCTGTAATATCATGATGTAATAACAAGCTTTATACGAACCATGCCACTGTTTTCAACCCTTATGACCTGAAAAATCACTTCAATGGTCAGCCATGAAAAGGAATCAAGATTCAACAACCTAAATGATTTCTATGTTTGCATAACAAGAAAATAGAGTGTAGTCACTGAAAGAACTTATCCCATATTGTAGTGGCCTTTCTTCATCACCTCGCCTCTTTTCATGTACCTACTTGCATTGCCGGAACTCTTAGCGTGCAAGCTTGCAAAATTAACATAAATTGGATCCTAGACATGACTTCCTGGGACTCCTCTTTGCTTTGAAAACTACCACATTCTactgttttcaatatttatgtaacagagcaggtggaagattttcttctttcttcacaCAACAAATTTAGGATTTATAGCCAAAAACTCTTTTATCTACTCTTGGATAACTGCCATCTTTCTAAATGTAAACTGACTAATACAAAAGCTTGCAAATAAGCATTCCGAACATCCTCAAGGTCAGCAATTGCTAATGCCTCATATCTCATTCAACAAAAGTCAATTCTAATTTTTGTCAGCTATTCAAGTAAGCTTCAGTATCTGCAGTCTCCCTCTCATATAAACCAATGCAGCTTCCTCTGCATCAACTATGACATCTCATTTGATGCATgacagaaaagaaataaagacactgtaaattcagaatttgcatTTCTGATGTTTTCCACTTGGTATTATCCATTCAGAGCAACTGTCTTGAATGCATTTGGTGAGTACACAAATTCCTGTTACTAAAGATTCGATCTCTCACTAACATACTCTACTTCACTCTAGGCTAAGCATTCTGCTCCCAAGAACAAATTCATTACAGTTTTCAAATTAAATAGATCAAATAACTCCAACATATTGCTCTGGCACAATTATGTCAGGGTGGAGTCCCCTGTTATCTATATGAATGAACTATAAAGAATAAACCGTGTGAACAAGTGGCGCAAGCCCCAAGTGATACATAAATCTGACAAAGAAAGGTCACCAAATTCATATGGAATgaccttcttttttttcgagAATAACCACATGACATTTCTCTGATTCATTGTGCAGCTAAAGAATTACTCTCTTTACTCTATCACCTGAATTGATATGACAACAAGGAAAAACACATCTTCTGATAAACAGTCTACCTCTGAATTGCACCTGCTCCTCTTGAACCATTCTTCTTCCCTAGTCAAGCAGTCTGGGGAGGGTCCTGACAAATTCAGAATATAACCTGTTATCAAGTCTCTTACAAACTCTGGATCATATTCCTAAACCTATTCGTTTAAAATGTAGATGAATCTATAAAACGAGTAACATGTTTCTGAGTCATCAAGGCCCACTTCACATTTCTCAATCAAGTCCTACCTATTTCACAATTTTAGCAATCCACATATTGAAAGCAGCCAGGAATTTGTTTCAATTTAAGCATATTTCCACAGGCTGTGATACCATCGTAAAGATTGTTTAGGTAATCCTAAGTCAACTAAATTTCTATTCATGGGCATCAGTTCACCTACACCAACTATCCATCCAATAA
Above is a genomic segment from Phoenix dactylifera cultivar Barhee BC4 chromosome 2, palm_55x_up_171113_PBpolish2nd_filt_p, whole genome shotgun sequence containing:
- the LOC103710765 gene encoding beta-amylase 3, chloroplastic, with protein sequence MALTLRSPTSFMTAIDPSKAHKTAEEFPSRVHVGPAKPACRLRAVRASSHREVVERGATSTPQAERLHGLPGQRSGEGGVSARVPVYVMLPLDTVSASGGLSRARALQASLMALRSAGVEGVMVDVWWGLVEKDGPMRYNWEAYMELVKMVERSGLKLQMVMSFHQCGGNVGDSCSIPLPPWVLQEMSKDPDIVYTDRSGRRNPEYISLGCDTLPVLRGRTPIQVYADYMRSFHERFSDYLGDVIVEIQVGMGPCGELRYPSYPESNGTWRFPGIGEFQCYDKYMKASLQAAAIEIGHEGWGKGGPHDAGHYNQFPEDTGFFRREGTWNSDYGKFFLEWYSGKLLGHGDRILAAAEGIFRGTGAKLSGKVAGIHWHYQTRSHAAELTAGYYNTRYRDGYLPVAQMLAKRGVVLNFTCMEMRDEQQPGHANCSPELLVQQVKKATKVARAELAGENALERYDESAYSQVLATSRADPGVGLSAFTYLRMNKKLFEGENWRHFVAFVKSMAEGGRKVSLPKSDSMHSDLYVGFIGSKDRSSEGKVPAAV